The segment AGATATTAACGGCGACGGCAAGAATGACCTCCTCGAGTATTCGAGATTTTCCAACGGAACAGAAGAACAACACGCATTTCTCCACGATCCAAGTGGCTGGAAGAGCGAGAGTGGATTAGTACCTCCGATACCTACCGCAAATAACGGGTCGTCAGAGCCAGGCTTGATACTGCTTGATGCTGATGGGAACGGTAATAAAGAGCTGATATATAGCAATGGAATTGAATCATCTGGTTACAAACAGAAAAATAATCACTGGGATGAAGAGCCGGATCTCGCCCCACCTCGACGGTTCGCCTTCAATGAATATGGGCAATTAAATGGGACGTACTCTTTGGATGTCGATTGCGACGGTTCTGACGATCTTGTTTACCATAGACTAGATCAAGACGGAAACACTGAATCAGTCGCCTACAATTACAGTGAAAGGACTGGTTGGGAGGAATTTAGTGATCAGTCATTCATATTTCCCTTTGCACCAATACCAGGTCCTAAGGCATTAGCACTCGTCGATATCAACCAAGATGGATGTAAAGACCTGCTACTCAGTTACCGTCACGAAAATACTGAGGTTCGCGGCGTATGGCTGGCTTCAAAATCAGGCTGGACGAAATCAGAGAAACATACTCCTCCGTTCATTCTATACGTGAGTGAGATGGGCAAAGCTCTCTACAGTGGAGTTCAATTTGTTCATCTGAATGACGACGGTCTCCTGGATGTGGTCGCCAACAGCAACGGTACCAATCAAGCTGAGTTCAAATTTGCCTTTTTGAATACACTCGATGGTTGGAGTTCAGCAGAACTATATATTCCCCCACAACCTATCTACAATCCTGAGACTGAATCTAATGCCGCTAAATTTGCTGATCTTAATGGAGACAAGTTGTCCGATGTTGTTTACCTGAGTAATCCAGAAATTGGGCCAAATACATTGATTAATGTTGGTAACGGCTGGTCGACGCCGTCTACTGACTACACACCGCCGGTAGAAATCGCAAAATCAAAAGAAGGCGACAAGGGGGTGAGGTTCGTCGACCTGAATGGAGACGGACTAATTGATATCGTGCTTCATAAAGAAGGTGCGGGCGAATCTTCTTCCTTCATTAATTCTGGCCAAAAATGGGAGCCCAACAAACGCTATGCCCCACCTAAAGCGATATCAAATGACAAAGGTGATGATCTAGGAGCTAGACTGATCGATGTTAACAGCGACGGCCTCGCTGATTATGTATATGCAAAACGTGGTGATACTGCTGAGGTTTATCTCAATTCAGGAGATGTCGATACTGGTTGGTTAGAAAAAAGCTCCCAATGGCCTGCTGATATAGCATTTGTTGACAGCACGTCAGGTGATCTCGGGGCTGTTGTCATAGACCTTAATGGCGATGGTAGAAATGACATCATAGCTTCGCATAGGGATGGAACTCTCAATAACCAAGTGTTCAGAAGAGCCTATCTCAACATGGGTGACCATTGGCAAGAAGCGCCAGAGTTTCAACCCTGCTATTTTGAGAATGCGCATGAAGAGTACGACTATCCGGTAAAGTTTTGCGTCGACTTCTCATCGAAAGACGAGGCAAGAAGAGGTAGCTTTGGCTCTGATGTGTATACAACCGAGAGATATCGATGGTTAAATACGCAGATTACTGATCTTAATGGTGATAGATTACCTGACCTACTATTTAGTTACGAACTGTCCTTTACTTCCCCTTCACAGCAACCGATAAGTTGCCAGAAAAACGATGATGTATGTCTGGCGCAAAGAAAGAATGAAATCTATAAAAATAAATATGCCGGAGCGCTAATAAATACGGGCAGTGGGTGGAACTACGCTCCAGATTTCATCCCCAAACACCGCCTAGACCACCCTATACGGCCAAACAATCCATCTCACCCACTCCCAGTCACCCAGACCAATCTATTCAACGACATCAATGGGGATGGGCTTATCGATCACATACATATCAATCACAATGATGGAACCTCGTCATCTTCGATACATTTAAATACCGGAAATGGCTGGACAGAAAATGTGCCCACGTGGCAACTACCGGCTAACGTAGTAGCCAAAAAGCCCAATAATCCCGGCTTCGCATTTATAGATCTAAACGGTGACTCACTCGTCGACATTCTGTATAGCAGGAAAACGGCTAAAGATGGTAATGCTGAGTCTGGTGTGCACTTCAACCTTGGCGGGCGTTGGAGTCCTGTGGCGAGTTCGGGTCCGAGCCTCATTCTTAACGATTACATTAACGGCGATCCAGGCACAAGAATCCTGGATGTGAATGGAGATGGTCTACCGGACTTGATTCAAAGCTTTACTGATGCTGAAAACAAAACACAAAAGCACGTTCTTTTAAATAGAAGTGCAGATTCAAAAACCGGAGGTAGATCCGATATTCTTACGAGAATAGACGAGGGCATGGGCCAAATAATCAATATTCGCTATCGTTCTCAATCGGAAAATGCTGGCTGGCGAGATAACGGGATTGATCGCTTTTACAGTAGAGGGGGTCCGGTAAGATATCCCTTAGTTAATGTCTCCATGCCTCTTCACGGCGTTGATAGTGTAAAAATAGAGGAGAGAAATAATACTCTCAAAGACCCGTTCGGTTATAGAACCACGTCGAATTTCAAGTACAGCTATTCTGGTTATCGAATAGATATGATCACTGGCGAATCCAGAGGCTATCAATCACGAATTAGCTTGAACAATTCACCGCTAAAGACTACCAAAACTGAAGCCAATTTTTATCAGGACTTCGGCCGGTCTGGACTTACTTCTAAAGAACAACATTCAATCAAGCGTGACGACCAATTTAGATTATTAAGAACCATCGTGAATGATTGGACGAAGTATCCACTTCATGGTATGAGCAATAGTACTGGCACTTCGCACAATTATTGGGTTACTCATTTAACAAGCTCAGCCACACACACTTATGACATCAACCACGACAAACCACTGTCTATTCAAAACGAGGAGTATCACTATAGTGGAAAGGACGGCTTCCAGAACGTAGTTAAAACCGTCATCAGCAGGAGCGACGGAGCCAAAACAACCACGACTAGTGATTACGAAGACGATAACGACAAATGGATTAAAGGTCGTGTCTCGAGAACCACTGTCGAAATAGAGCATTCTGATCCGAACAAACAATCTCAATCCAGAACCGCTAAATTTAGTTATTCAGCAGAAACAGGCTTACTGGAACAGGAGATCAGCCTTTCAGGCAGCCAGTTCAGTATTTCCACTTACCATATCCACGATAAGTTTGGGAACACGATACAAACGATCACTTGTCCCACTGCAACTGCAGGTGATCGGGATACCATCACAACCATTGACCCCGAAAGGGCCATCTCATGCGGAACTAACAGAGAGCTAAATAACGGTGAGCCTCTGAAACCCAGAGTACGTTTTTTTGAATACGATGCACTAGGTCGGATAGTTAGGGCGGACTACAACGCTCTACATCATCGAACTGCTGTGATTGCATCAAACGAGATTTTTGGCATTCCTACTGCAATTGAAGATGCTAACGGCGTAACCACAAAGTCTAATTTCGACTCTCTTGGCCAGTTGATCGAAACCGAATCCTCGACGAAAGTTAAAACGACATTTACCCGGTCCTTCCTGCCGCCCAATGAACGCGGTGCTACTTACGCGGTTGAAACACATGTATACGGCTTGCCACCCAGTAGTATATGGCTAGATAGCAAGGGTAGGGAGCTGCGCACGATAAGTGTTGGCGAGGACAATCAAAGGGTCGTTATCGATAACTACTACGATATTGAAGGCCGCCTTGTTGAAAAAACTCTTCCTCGATTCGAAGATGATCCCGTTTACAGTAGTAAAACCAATTACGATCTACTTGGTAGGCCCGCAAGTATTATTGGGGCAAGTGGTCAAGTCGCGTGTTATTACTACGACCGAAATACAACCATACATATCGACTTTGCAAAGTCTACGGAAGTTAAAGGCAGTTCATCACATCTCAGAAATTTCTGTGAGATGGCGAAGAACGACAAATCCAAAGGTCGTAGAACTATATCCATGTATGACCTTGACAATAATCTCCTATCTGTCACCGACGCCTTGGGCGGCATAGTTCACTACAAATATGATATAGCTGGCCGTGTCGTAGAAATTAATAACAATAATCGCAGTAAAATTGTCACTCGTTACGACTACGCAGGAAACAAATCCGAGCTAATAGACCCCGATATGGGACATTGGTACTACAGATACAATGCCTACGCAGAACTGGTTTATCAAAAGGATGCGAAGGAGCAGGAAACATACATTCAATATGATCAAATTGGTCGATTACTATATAAGCGAACCAGCGATAGCTCTCTAGAAAATAAGTATGACGACAAACCCTACGCAACAGGAAAGCTAACCGCTGTTCTCAGCTCAGACGGACACCAGGAGCATTATCTCTACGATGAACACTCCCGCATAACCAGTGTTACAACACATATCCAAGAGGAGAAATTCGTTTCATCAACCACATATGACGCTCTGAATAGAGTCACGGAAATGCAATACCCAACAGGATTTGTCGTAAAAAACCATTTTGATGAATTAGGCATTTTTCGATGTGTATCAAAACCCTCATTAAGTAGCTGCGATAATGAAGCTGTCGGATCTTTGTATTGGTCGGGTAAGTACAATGCTACCGGCCAGCTAGTTTCTGAGACGTTTGGAAACAATGTCACCACCAATAAACAGTACTTTGAAAATACTGGATTACTGGAGGCAATATCCACCCAAGACAAGAATAGAAATCCTATATTAGACGAAACATATTTATACGACTTGGGAGGCAACCTTGAATCC is part of the Gammaproteobacteria bacterium genome and harbors:
- a CDS encoding FG-GAP-like repeat-containing protein, which translates into the protein MITRRYWGIRYFLLLLATALAMESAYSSNSENVAVGQIDAVFDVSSQGSATYSIPIITPPGTAGLTPSISLTYNSQSPSSSVGIGWTVEGLHVITRGPKNLGQDGKITRVQFTEDDAFYFNGQRLIPTATSRDNSYIEYRTLIDDGSRIRGFNFTNQGPSEFEVKTKSGLTILLGNSAGSRITLDGKVLAWVCETIEDTLGNYIQFSYLQNNNGDYNIDQITYTGNRSQDISPYAAIEFTYSENPHPIESYFVGYKIVRSKVLERIETRFNDQPMFEYRLEHSRATGSDSFKLDSVTQYGADGKSYRPTKFTYSETKPEWKTPTEWQNSLPSLSHSNVLADSTKLVDLNGDGLSDFMYASAIGGDLESFAVLATDGGWSNPSDATHQEEAQPFASPIPFSNESGPRNGILFVDINGDGKNDLLEYSRFSNGTEEQHAFLHDPSGWKSESGLVPPIPTANNGSSEPGLILLDADGNGNKELIYSNGIESSGYKQKNNHWDEEPDLAPPRRFAFNEYGQLNGTYSLDVDCDGSDDLVYHRLDQDGNTESVAYNYSERTGWEEFSDQSFIFPFAPIPGPKALALVDINQDGCKDLLLSYRHENTEVRGVWLASKSGWTKSEKHTPPFILYVSEMGKALYSGVQFVHLNDDGLLDVVANSNGTNQAEFKFAFLNTLDGWSSAELYIPPQPIYNPETESNAAKFADLNGDKLSDVVYLSNPEIGPNTLINVGNGWSTPSTDYTPPVEIAKSKEGDKGVRFVDLNGDGLIDIVLHKEGAGESSSFINSGQKWEPNKRYAPPKAISNDKGDDLGARLIDVNSDGLADYVYAKRGDTAEVYLNSGDVDTGWLEKSSQWPADIAFVDSTSGDLGAVVIDLNGDGRNDIIASHRDGTLNNQVFRRAYLNMGDHWQEAPEFQPCYFENAHEEYDYPVKFCVDFSSKDEARRGSFGSDVYTTERYRWLNTQITDLNGDRLPDLLFSYELSFTSPSQQPISCQKNDDVCLAQRKNEIYKNKYAGALINTGSGWNYAPDFIPKHRLDHPIRPNNPSHPLPVTQTNLFNDINGDGLIDHIHINHNDGTSSSSIHLNTGNGWTENVPTWQLPANVVAKKPNNPGFAFIDLNGDSLVDILYSRKTAKDGNAESGVHFNLGGRWSPVASSGPSLILNDYINGDPGTRILDVNGDGLPDLIQSFTDAENKTQKHVLLNRSADSKTGGRSDILTRIDEGMGQIINIRYRSQSENAGWRDNGIDRFYSRGGPVRYPLVNVSMPLHGVDSVKIEERNNTLKDPFGYRTTSNFKYSYSGYRIDMITGESRGYQSRISLNNSPLKTTKTEANFYQDFGRSGLTSKEQHSIKRDDQFRLLRTIVNDWTKYPLHGMSNSTGTSHNYWVTHLTSSATHTYDINHDKPLSIQNEEYHYSGKDGFQNVVKTVISRSDGAKTTTTSDYEDDNDKWIKGRVSRTTVEIEHSDPNKQSQSRTAKFSYSAETGLLEQEISLSGSQFSISTYHIHDKFGNTIQTITCPTATAGDRDTITTIDPERAISCGTNRELNNGEPLKPRVRFFEYDALGRIVRADYNALHHRTAVIASNEIFGIPTAIEDANGVTTKSNFDSLGQLIETESSTKVKTTFTRSFLPPNERGATYAVETHVYGLPPSSIWLDSKGRELRTISVGEDNQRVVIDNYYDIEGRLVEKTLPRFEDDPVYSSKTNYDLLGRPASIIGASGQVACYYYDRNTTIHIDFAKSTEVKGSSSHLRNFCEMAKNDKSKGRRTISMYDLDNNLLSVTDALGGIVHYKYDIAGRVVEINNNNRSKIVTRYDYAGNKSELIDPDMGHWYYRYNAYAELVYQKDAKEQETYIQYDQIGRLLYKRTSDSSLENKYDDKPYATGKLTAVLSSDGHQEHYLYDEHSRITSVTTHIQEEKFVSSTTYDALNRVTEMQYPTGFVVKNHFDELGIFRCVSKPSLSSCDNEAVGSLYWSGKYNATGQLVSETFGNNVTTNKQYFENTGLLEAISTQDKNRNPILDETYLYDLGGNLESRTTRNLAQKLTLSYEYDALDRLVSQRENGIEKTAVEYDLVGNILSKSGVGSYAYGDKDGPVHGVSSITRGVGEDAIVSKYRYDANGNLVKSDQASLSYNASNQVVLIQSSGSKWSKFKYSASGRKYFQDYSDILRSVQTTYVGNYEEVKEVMVPPFMPTSERLRKRHFIVGGSGVVGAYEEITWFFPTRHFPEIYKQTFIDSGERSSIETSSISYFHNDYLGSLSAITDSSGQLIQKLRYDPWGKRIQDKKRQYHTFTNGFTGHEQLDNVGFIHMNGRVYDPDIGRFVSADPFVQFPSFGQSFNRYSYVLNNPLKFTDPTGFWSLGRAIGGVLRGAADIFAGGVRAIGDAVFSVVGPPLEEFGRFMNKHGRTLVAIAGGIIVGVATGNPYAGAAAYGFLSGAANGASFEESLKMAAISAATAYIMGGVSEYAQTNWGAGASYAAQGATGGAISHATGGNFSRGFWSAGIAAAFAPPQANNGQINYGTLAKRAIIGGAVSRINNGKFENGAVSSSFAYIFATVSTKSPSQEIEKPKEGTIDNTPRGEVKYVGRPPQTVPVTGDTAEALQCFADKCLPGGTLYVTGGKEQFSPEGKLYHSQNSLHYQNKAVDISGWRNPSLDNTTVNTCAMDCGFTHGQWEKNHWHLQRGEGNGSRPLPMP